DNA from Demetria terragena DSM 11295:
GGGTCGGCGCCCGACCTGCTGCTCTTCCTTGGCATGGCGGCACTCCTGGGCAGCGCTGGTGCGTATGCCCTTTCGCGCCTGATCCGGCGCCAGACCCGCGGCCTGGAACCGGTCGCGATCGCCAGCCTCGCCGACCACCAAGAGGCTCTTCTGCGCGGCATCCGGGAGGGCGTCGTCGGGGTGGACCGGGACGGCGTGTTCACCGTGGTCAACGCCACCGCGACCGAACTGCTCGACCTGCCTTCCTCGTCCACCGGGAGCGCCGTGGCCGACCATGCACTTCCCGAACACGTCCGTGACTTCCTCACCGATCCCGCAGACAGCGCCAGCACGGTTCTGGTCCACCAAGGCCGCGTCCTTGTGCTCAACCGCCGACGGGCGCTCGACGCCGGGCGGTTCGTCGGGACTGTCACGACCTTTGTCGACCGCAGCGACTTGGTTGCTCTGGAGAGCCAGATCGCGGCGCAGGCCAGCATCACTGAGACGCTGCGCGCGCAGACCCACGAGTTCGACAACCGGCTGCACACCATCTCCGGGATGCTCCAGCTCGGGGCGTACGACGACGTGGTCGGACTGGTCAGCGACCTCAGTCGACAACGCACGGAGATCTCCGAAGCAGTGACCCGCGTCATCCGCGACCCGCGCGTCGCGGCGCTCGTGATCGCCAAGACGTCTGCCGCCGCCGAAGCGGCCATCGAACTGCACCTCGAGCCGGAGACCGACCTTCCACGCCTTGCCCCCGAGCACGCAGCCGACGTCCTCACCGTGCTCGGCAATCTCATCGATAACGCCCTGGACGCCACGCGCGGGCATGGTGGCGAGGTTTCCGTACGCCTGCGCCATCGCGAGCAAGGCAACGTGACCGAGGTCCGAGTCGCCGACACCGGACCCGGCATCGACCCCGCCCACCTGGGAAATGTCTTCCTGCGGGGCTGGTCCACCAAGCCGTCGGACGCGGTCGGACGAGGAGTCGGGCTGGCGCTGGTGCGCGCGGTGTGCGAGCGCCATGGCGGTAACGTCGAAGCGATGAACGGAGACCACGGTGCGGTGTTGACCGCGGTCGTGAGCGGAGCTGGGCAGCCATGACATCCGACGACCGCCGGTCAGGGCCCGAAGGCCCCGATCGGGATGACGTGCACGCCGTCGGGGCGGAGGCCACCGGCGCCGGTGCTGGTGATGACGCCGAGGCAGGACGGCTCACCTTGCCGACTCGTGTCCACCTTGGCCTTGAAGCGCAGTAGTGATGCGGCCGCCTCATCGACGGCCTTGGGGTTGAGCTTGACCTCGAAGGCTCCCCACGAATTGGGTCCGACGCTGACGATGGCGTCGACCTCGTGGCCGTCGGCGTCTCGCCAGGAGTCCACGCGGGCGTCGAGCAGTTGGGCATAAATCCGTAGGTCGCGGATGACGAGAGCTTCGTAGTGGAGCCCCAACGCCTCGAGATCGTAGGTGAGGTCGCTCGTGCCGATGCCGAGCGCTGCGGTGCCGATGGACGGGTCGGCGAAGTAGCGAACCGGCGCAACGCGAAGGCGGGCGCGCGACCTCATGTGGGGAAGCCAGGCCGGGGAGTTGTCGAGGAGGTGAAGTCGATCGAGGGTATTGAGGTACGCGGTCAAGGTTTCCTTGGCAATCGGCCCGCCCTCTCCGCCGACGTCCCTCGCGAGTTCAGCGGCCTTGGTGGCCTGCGCGACGGACCTCCCCAAGGATTCGAGGAGCCGGCGGAGGTTCGAGGGGTCGCGGCGTGAGCCGAGCTTTTGGATGTCGACCTCGACGAGATTGGTGAGGTAGTCACGAAGCCACCGCCGGGCGCTGGCTTCGTCGGCATCGACCAGTTCGGGCCATCCCCCGACCACGATGCGCTTGAGCAGTTCCTCGAAAGAAAGGTGCGTGTCGAGGCCCGTCTGCGGCTGCCCCTTCAGGAGAGCGCGCAGCGACATCTCTCCATTCGAGTGGCCTGACTCGAACAGGCTCATCGGACGCATCTTCATGACGGAAAAGCGCCCTGCCCCTGAGTGTCGCGACGCGTCGTCTGTGGGCGTCGCCGATCCGGTAAGGATGAAAAGACCCTTACCTGGGCGATCGTCCACCTGGCGCCGGACCCGGTTCCAGATCAACGGCGCGACCTGCCACTCATCGAACAGGATCGGAGTGGAGCCTTCGAACAGCCGATCCGGGGCAAGGTCCAGCAACTGGCGAGCCCGCTGGTCCTCGTCGAGACGGATGACGGTCCGGGCGTGCCGGGTCGCCGTCGCGGTCTTGCCGCAGGCCTTCGGGCCCTCAATCAGGACCGCGCCGATGTACCCAAGTCGCTCCACGAGCTCCTGGTCGGCGATTCGAGGGTGGTAGGTCTCCATGGTGTCATTCTACCTTTTGCAGAAAATCTAACTGTCTTTCTGCGGAATGAGCGTTCGACTCTTTGTAGTGTGCGAGGGCCATGGCGGTAACGTCGAAGCCATGAACGGAGACCACGGTGCGGTGTTGACCGCGGTCGTCAGCGGAGCCGGGCAGCCATGACATCCGACGACCTGCGCGTCCTCATCGTCGATGACGACACCTGGATCGCGGCTCTCCATCAGAAGTTCG
Protein-coding regions in this window:
- a CDS encoding sensor histidine kinase yields the protein MTRRGLRHGPRTLAGQFLMLQLVVLGLVLAAVAVVTVQQSTQDFRATRSTRMVAVAESLAAAPLVRDVLAEDRNPRQLDGEIARATLLSGARQVLILSAGGTVEAASDPAANGTEPQLGSPASQGRSWTGDLEVDGRRSVGGQAPVLDDSGRTIGAVLVSEEYPSWWSQLVGSAPDLLLFLGMAALLGSAGAYALSRLIRRQTRGLEPVAIASLADHQEALLRGIREGVVGVDRDGVFTVVNATATELLDLPSSSTGSAVADHALPEHVRDFLTDPADSASTVLVHQGRVLVLNRRRALDAGRFVGTVTTFVDRSDLVALESQIAAQASITETLRAQTHEFDNRLHTISGMLQLGAYDDVVGLVSDLSRQRTEISEAVTRVIRDPRVAALVIAKTSAAAEAAIELHLEPETDLPRLAPEHAADVLTVLGNLIDNALDATRGHGGEVSVRLRHREQGNVTEVRVADTGPGIDPAHLGNVFLRGWSTKPSDAVGRGVGLALVRAVCERHGGNVEAMNGDHGAVLTAVVSGAGQP
- a CDS encoding ATP-binding protein, whose amino-acid sequence is METYHPRIADQELVERLGYIGAVLIEGPKACGKTATATRHARTVIRLDEDQRARQLLDLAPDRLFEGSTPILFDEWQVAPLIWNRVRRQVDDRPGKGLFILTGSATPTDDASRHSGAGRFSVMKMRPMSLFESGHSNGEMSLRALLKGQPQTGLDTHLSFEELLKRIVVGGWPELVDADEASARRWLRDYLTNLVEVDIQKLGSRRDPSNLRRLLESLGRSVAQATKAAELARDVGGEGGPIAKETLTAYLNTLDRLHLLDNSPAWLPHMRSRARLRVAPVRYFADPSIGTAALGIGTSDLTYDLEALGLHYEALVIRDLRIYAQLLDARVDSWRDADGHEVDAIVSVGPNSWGAFEVKLNPKAVDEAAASLLRFKAKVDTSRQGEPSCLGVITSTGAGGLRPDGVHVIPIGAFGP